The Lysobacter enzymogenes DNA segment GGACCTGATCCTGGTCGGGCCCAAGCGCGAGGCGGTGAAGGCCGACCTGCCGCTGGCCGCGGACGACCACACGATCCTGGGCGACCTGCACCCGCGGCTGAAACAGCGCGTGGATCTAGTGTGGAAACTGCCGCCGGGCTACGTCTACGCGCCGTCGCAGACGTTCGGCCTGTTCGGCCGCGACTACAAGGCCAAGGCCTACCTCAACGGCGAAAGCGGCTGGATCCAGGACTCGCCCAAGGCCAAGTTCGAACTGCCCGTGCAGGATCTGCGCGACCGGCTGGTGGCGCCATGAGCGCGCCCTCGCCCACTCCGGCGCAGCCCGCGCCCGCGCCGGCCCACGCGCGCTGGCGGCTGCCGCGCTGGCGCTGGCGCGACGCGCTGTGGATCGCGCTGGCGCTGGCGGCGGTGGTGGCGCTGCGCAACGGCCAGTCCAGCTACGAACAGCGCGACGCGCCGCTGCTGCAGCCGGCGCCGGCCGCGCGCGCGGCCGGGCGCAATTTCGCGGTCGAGGTCGGCAAGCTCAAGGTCGCCCAGGCCTATCTGCTCAAGGGCGACTTCAGCCATCCCGAGGACCGCGTGCTGCGCAGTCCCGGCGTGTGGCTGTCGGTGCTGGCCAAGGTCGAGGCGCTCGAGCGCCCGGGCTACCTGACCGCGCAGATCCGCACCCGCGACGGGCTGGTGTATGTCGCCTCCAACAAGGAGCGGCCGAAACTCAAGGGCATCAACCTCAGCGAGCGCGAGCTGGCGCCGGGGCTGGCCGAGACCGGCGCCTGGTTCTTCGAACTGCCGCCGGACAAGCTCGAAGGCGCGCACCTGCAGTTCTACTGGGGCCTGCTGCTGCCCGAAGGCGGCGACAGCCTGGTCGATGTCGACCTGAAACTGGACAAGGCCGCGGCCGACAAGCTGCGCGCCGACGCCAAGCCGGTCCTGGACCTGCGCATGTGAGCGCCGCACCGATGACGACGACCGACGACACCACTGCATCCGCCGCACCCGCCGCCTCGCCCGCCGCGCCGCCGGCCGGCTGGTGGCGGCGCAACGCCGGCTGGCTGGCCGGCACCGCCGTGCTCGGCGCGCTGGCCTTGTGGCTGCCGTACCGCGATGCGCTGCGGCAGTACCGCCTGCTCAACCCCAGCATCGCGGTGGCCGCCAACAAACACGACTGGACCGCGTTCGCCGGCGCGCGCTGGAAGCTGGTCGCGGCCGAGTCGGTGCCCGCGCGCGACCCGCGCCTGCGCGGCCCGCTGCGCAAGGACGCCGAAGTGGTGCTGCTGCGCTACGAAGTGATCCCCGATTCGGGCACCAAGACCGTCGACCTCGACGGCTGCCGCGGCGCGATCGTCGACGCCCAGGGCCGGCGCTGGGACACCGGCGGCGCCGCGCTGCCGCGCCTGTCCGGCCCGCGCCTGCCGGAAACCTGCGGCAGCGGCTACGACGACGCCTTCAAGCAGGTGCTGGCGGTGCCGGGCCGGCCGTTCGCGTTCCAGCACGCCTTCGTGCTGCCGCGCGGGCAGCGCCTCGAGGACCTGCGCGCGCGCATCGAGATGAAGCGCTCGGAGACCGTCGGCGGGCGTTATCTGGAATTCGCGCTGTAGCCGCAATGGCGCGCGACGGCTCTCGCCGAAGGCCTTCGTGGGAGGGCCTTCAGGCCCGACGCTTTTCGCTCAACCGCGTCGAAGCGACCTGGGACAAAAGCGTCGGGCCTGAAGCCCCTCCCACCGTCGAAGCCGCCCTCGCTCGGAAGCCTTCCAGAAACGTCGAAGTCGTGTCGCGGCAACGCCGCGAAACCCAGGGGCGTTCGCCCTCTCACCCCACCCGCGGCAGCCGCGCGATCGCCCGGTCGAACGTCGCCGCCAGCAACACCACGCGCAGCACATCGGTCAGCAACGACGTGCGGAACGACAGCGGCGTGTTGAGGAACACCGCGTAGATCTGCCCCTGCACCCGCTGCCAACCCGGGTCCGTCGGCCCGACCCACTGCTGCATCCAGCGCCACGACCACGAATCCAGGTACGCCAGCAGCTGCCAGCACACGCACAGCGTCAGCAGCGCCGGCAGGCCCGCGCGCAGCACCAGGCGCAGGCTGTTGACCACCGGCACGCCCTTGCTGGTCCAGCCGGCGCTGGCCTTGTCGGCGAGCATGCGCAGGGTGAAGTGCATGGCCTTGAACCGCGCCACCGCGCGCTCCAGCGGCGCGTCGGCGGCGTCGATGCGTTGGGCCTTGCGCAGATCGATGCCGTAGACGATCGCGGTGATCGCCAGCCAGATCAGCGGCAACGCCACCGCGCCCGCGGCGGTGGCGACGAACTCCCACGCCGGCGCCAGCGCGCGCTTGGCCGGCGCCAGCAGCTTGAACAGCGCGGTCGGGCTTTCCCACCAATCGCTCACCGCCACGTACACCGCGCGCTGGTGCCACCACTCCTGCCCGGCCTTGACCATCTGGCCGATCGCGGCGACGCCGACGAACACCCAATAGGCTTCGCAAACCGTCGCCAGCACGCTCCACGACGCATGCCCGGACGCAACGGCGCGGCGCTTGCTGAACCAGCGCACCGCCCAGGCCACCGCCAGCGCGATCCACAGGCCCTTGAGGGTGAGCACGTGGCGCAGGTCCTCGCGCTCCCACACGCCGAAGATGTAGGCGGTGGTGAAATAGCGGCGCAGGCTCTCCATCAAGCCCCAACCGACGTAATAGGCGAAGAACGGCAGCAGCGCGATCGCCAGCGCGGTGATCCACTGCTTGCGCACCGCGCGCGGATCCGGCCGGGTGTCGGGCGTGGTCGCCCCGCCGGCCAGCATCGGCAGCGACGGCCGCAGCGACTGGAACATGAAGATGGTGCCGGCCAGTTGGGTCACGATCAGCACCGACAGCGCCGCGAACGACAGCAGCAGCGAGCGCTCGCCGAGCTTGACCGCCAGGTCCATCAACAGGTCGTAGCAGACCCGCTGGGCGAAGAACCAGAACGCCAACGCCGGCCAGTGCCGCCACAGCAGGCGCGCGGACAGCAGCGGGATTTCGCGCCAGGCGCCGGGGCTGTCGCCCAAGGACGGCCCGGATGCAGCGGCGGCGAGGTCTGATGCCGGGGTGACGACGGACATCGGCTGGAACCCAGACGGAACGTCCTGGCATGTTAGCTGAGCACCGCCCGGATCGAGAGTGACGAATATCAGCCTGCATCGTCATCCGGCCGGGGCAGGGAGACCGCACCGGCCGCCGCGCCCAGCCGCCCCACCTCGGCCGCGCGCGGCGCCTGCCCGCCTCAGTCGTCGACTTTCAACAGGTCCTGGCGATAACCCAGGGGAATCTGGTCGTAGTCGGCGCGATAAACATAGATGCCGCCCGGCAGCGGGTGCGGATGGCGGCCGTTTGCATCGTCCGACACCGGCTTGGCTTCGCGGTCGAGTCGAGGCGGCAGTTGTTGCGCGTACAGAGCGTCCAGCATCCGCCCCAGATCCAGGCCGGCCTGATCGATCGCCTCGCGCATTCGCGCGCAATCGTTCGCGCTCCAGGCATCCGCGCGCATGCGCTTCTCGACTTCGAGCGGCCAAATGCCGGCTAGCGCCTCCTCCATGTTGCGCTCGTGCTGCCGTTGCGCCTCAAGGGCGAGCTTGCGGTCGAACCGGTCTCCGCCGCCCTGTGCATTGAGCTTGCGGATCTTCTCCGCGTTGCCGGTGGCCTGGTAACGCGCCCGCTCTTGTTCGGCCAATCGGTCGACGTCGGCCTGCGTCTTCGAGGGAACCTCCACAAGATCGGACACGACGATCAGCTCATCGCGCCAAACCGGCTCACGTTGCCAACGCGGTGCGCCTTCGGTTTGGGCATAGGCCTGGATCTGCGCGGTCGTAACTAGCGCATTCATGTCCGGCGCCAGCGAACTGCTGAGGCTCACAACTTGGCGCGGCGCGCCCTGCTCGATCGCCCTATCCACGCCACGCCCGTCGGCGAACACCGTCTCGATCGGCGTCGAAGCGCCCCAGGCGCTCCTGCGCACCGCATCGGAAACGGCCTTGGGCAAAGACGGGTCGATCCGCAAATCGCAACCGGACGCTTTGATCGGAGCGAAAGCATCCCTGGCCCAGTTGTGGAATTTCTGCCGCTCCGCGCCCGCTATCGCCAATGCCGGCAGCAATCCCCCGGCCAAGGCGGCACCCAACGCGGCAGCTCGCACGTCCGGCGCCCGCGGCCTTTCATCGGCGATAGCGCGATGGGTGAGCCCGATCTGCGGCCGTACGCGGGTATCGAGCACGACGATCTTCACCGGCAGCGAAGCGGCCAACGCCGAACGCTCTGCCGTGTAACCGGCCACATCCTCTTTGACCGCAGCCGCCGCGGGCGCAAAAGCGCACGCGAAAGCAGCCGCGGCGAACGGCAACAACCTCTTCATACGACTGACGACCCCTTCGAGCATCCCCTGAAAGCGCGGCAGTATTCCATTAGCCGACACGGTCGGACAATCGCTGAAAGCGGCCATAAAACGCACCGGCGTATCGCACGTGCTCGCGTTCGCGATCGCGGTCGGTTGGCGGATTAGTTTTGAGCGCAGTTTTTGCGCAAACGCGCCATAGCGGCGGCGGCCTCAGCCCGCCGCCGGCGCCGCCGCCGGCTTGGCCGCCATCTCCGGACTGATCTTCTCGATCGTATGCCGCAGTTCGCGGCCGAGGATGACCTTGGCGTCCTTGGCCCAGGTGTCCAGGCGCTGGTCGAAGGCCAGCTTGTTCTCGCTGTCGGGCCACACCAGGCGCAGTTCGCGCAGTTTCTGGATGAAGCCGCGGAACAGGGTCTTGTCGAAGAACTCCGGCGCGGCCGGCGCGTACAGCAGCGACAGGCGCTGCGCGGCGAGCTGGCACAGGCTTTCCAGTTCGGCCGCCGACAAGGTGCCCGGGCCGTTCTTCACCAACACCGAAATGGCGATGTAGTAGCGCTCAAACGCCTGTTGCAGCGAGTGGCCGATCGCGCGCAGGCGGAACACCTCGTCGGTCTGGCCGGCGTTGCGGGCGAGGATGCCGCCGTCGTCGTCGGCGACTTTCTCCAGCAGGCCTTCGCGGATGAACACCTCGACTGTGCGCGCCAGGCGCTGCGCGAATTCGTCCTCGCTCCACGGCAGGAACAGTTCGGCCTGCAGGAACGGATACACGCTGCGGCCCAGGCGCAGCACGCCGGCCAGGCTCATGCGCCGGTTGTGCTGGAAGCAGCAGGCGATCCACGACGCCGCGGTGAACAGGTGCAGCACGTTGTTGCGGAAGTAGCTCAGCAACACCGCCTTGTCCTCGTCCACGCCGAGCACGTCGCCGAGCGGATGGGCGATGCGTTCGAGCACGTTGATCTCTTCGCCGTGCGCCACGATTTCCTGCGGCGTGTGCGGAGTCACGGTGACGCGGTCGGAGTACGGCAGTTCCGCCAGCAGGGTCTTGCTCAGCGCGATCTGCGCGAGCAGGTCGGCCTCGCCCATCGCGTGCTTGGGCGTGGACAGCAGCGCCAGCGCCAGCAGGTTGATCGGGTTGACGTCGGCGGCGCGGTTGACGTTGACCTGGATCCGCTGCGCCAGCGCATCGACGGTGTCGGACAGCCATTGCGGCTTGTCGTCTTCCTCCAGCGGGCGGCCGTCCCACTGCGGCGCGTGCTCGGCGAGCATGTCGCCGAGCTTGATCGGCTCGCCGAAGTTCACCACCACCTGGCCGTAGTTGGAGCGCAGCACCTTGGGGATGCCCCACAGCAGCTGCCAGATCGATTCCTTTTCCTTCGGCTTGCCCGACAGCTCGTCGAGGTAGCTGTTGCCCTCCATCAGCTTCTCGTAGCCGATGTAGACCGGCTGGAACAGCACCGGCCGGGTCGGCTGGCGCAGGAAGCCGCGCACGGTCATCACGATCATGCCGCCCTTGGGCGGCAGCAGCCGGCCGGTGCGCGAGCGTCCGCCTTCGATGAAGTATTCGATCGAGTAGCCGCCGGCGACCAGCTGCGCCACGTATTCGGAGAACACCGCCGAATACAGCGCGCTGCCGCGGATGCTGCGGCGCAGGAAGAACGCGCCGCCCTTGCGCAGGATCGTGCCGACCACCGGAAGGTTGAGGTTCACGCCGGCGGCGATGTGCGGCGGCACGATGCCCTTGGTGTACAGCAGGTAGCTCAGCAGCAGGTAATCGAGATGGCTGCGGTGGCAGGGCACGTACACCACTTCGAAGCCGGGCGCTTCCTGCTTGAGCTTGTCCAGGTGATGGACCAGCACGCCGCGGTAGATGCGGTTCCACACCGGGGTGAGCAGGAAGCTGGCCGAGCGCACCACCGGATGCGAGTAGTCGGCGGCGATCTCGTAGGCCATCGCATGCGCTTTCTTCCACGCTTCGGCGACGTCGGTGCTGTCGCGGCGGGCCTGGTCGGCGATGGCTTCCTTGACCGGATCGCTGGCGAGCACGCGGTCGATCAGCATGCGCCGGGTCGACAGGTCGGGCCCGATCACCGCCGCGCGGATGCGGCGGAAGTGGGTACGCAGCACGCGCGAGAGCTTGCGCACCGTGCGCTCGGGCTCCAGCCCTTCGTCGACGATGCCGCGCAGCGACACCGGCGGCGAGAACCGCACCGTGGTGTGGCGGCCGTTGAGCGCGATCGCCAGCAGCCGGCGGAAGCGGCCGACCAGGGTCCAGTTTTCCGAGAACAGCACCGAGAACCAGCCGCTGGTGCGGTCCGGCGCGCGGCCGACGAAGATCGACACCGGCACCAGCTGCACGTCGAGCTGGCGGTCGGCGCGGTGCGCGTCGAGCAGCCGCGCCAGCGAGCCCGAGTGGGTCTTGGCCGAGGGCGGGCCGGCCGGCGCCAGGGTGCCGGCGTTGCGCCGCGACAGCGCCACGTAGGCGCGCTTGCGTCCGAGCGGATCGCCCGGCAGCGGTTGCAGCGGCGAGGGCAGGCCGCTCTCGCGGCAGGCGCGCTCCAGGATCAGCGCATTGGACAGGCCGTAGTCTTCGAGCACGTAGCAGACCGGGCGGCCGTGCCATTGCTCGGCGATGTGCTGCTGCGGGTTCTTCGGCTCGACGGTCAGCGAGACCCACGGCGCCATCAGCTGGCCGAGCAGGCGCGCCCACCACGGGCGCGGCGCGGCCGCGGCCGGGTCGGCGGCGGGTGCGGCCGCAGCGGCCGGCGGCGCGATCGGCAGTTCGGGCTGTTCTGGGTCGTGCTCGTCGGGCGGGTCGCTGGGGCCGGACGAGCCGGCGGCGGACGCCGCATGGCCGGTGCCGGCGGGCACGGACACAGCGGCGCTGTCGGCGCTGTCGGCGCTGTCGGCGCTGTCGGCGCTGTCGGCGCTGTCGGCGCTGTCGGCGCTGTCGGCGCTGTCGGCGCTGTCGGCGCTGTCGGCGCTGTCGGCGCCATTTTCCGCGGGCGCGGCGGAGCCGGCGCCGTCGGCCGCGGTGCGGACAGTTGCACTGCCGTCGGCCGCGGGACGGACGCTGTCGTCGCGTTCGGCGGCCGCCTGGCCGGGCTGCTCGGAAGGATTCGGGTCGGACGCTTGGGGCATGTTCGATGAGACTGAAGTGGCGCTGGCGCGGTCCTGCTCCGGGTCGGCGGCGCGATCGGGTCGATCCGTCGCGGCCGGCACGGCATCGCCCGAGGCGGGCGCGGCGTCGGCCGGCGCGGCGTCGGGGAAAGGCAGGGGCGTCTGTTTCGGCATTGCCGGCATTATGCCTATTCGGCCCCAGACCGGGCCCGGGACTGCGGCCCTGGGCGGGGCATACGGCGATGGGACGCTCGTGTGCCCTGGCCGGCGACGCCGGCGTCACCGCTCTGTGTGGCCGCGGCGCGGGGACGGCTGTGGCGGGAGGGGCGTGCCGGGCTGGGGGCCCGCCGTGCTTGGGATCCGCTGTGCTGGGGGGCCGCTGTGCTGGGAGAGCCTTTCTGTTGTGGGAGGGCCTTCAGGCCCGACGCTGTTCGGTCGGGTCGCCGCGAGCTGGAACAAAAGCGTCGGGCCTGAAGGCCCTCCCACAACAGCCAAGCCCCCCACAGCAGCTAAGCCCCACAGCAGCAGCTAAGCCCCACAACAGCTTGAGCCCAACAACCGCTTGAGCCCCACGACAGCTGAAGGGCCCCCGTAACAGCTGAGCCCTCGTAACAGCCGAATGGCTCTCACAACCGCTGAGCACCCACGGCAGTTAGGGCGCCCACACCGCAGCGCCACCCGCGCCGGCCGCTCAGCGCGGCTTCGGCGGCTCGCCCGTGGCCGCGGTCGGTTTGGCCGCGGGTCGGCTCGCCGGCTTGGCTTCGGCCGGGAAGGATTTGCCCGCGGCGGCAGGTTTTGCCTCGCCCGCGGCGGGTTTCGCGCCGGCGCCGGTCCGGCCGTCGACCGCGCTCGGCCGGGCCTCGGCGGGCTTGCCTTCGGGCAGCGCGCGCTCGGCGGGGCGGGCGCCGGCGGCCTTGCCGGCGGCTTCGGGCCGGACTTCGGCCGCCGCCGGCGAGGCAGCGCCCACCGGCTTGAGTCCTTCGGTCGCCGCGCCCGGCACGGCGCCGGGCGCCGCACCGGTTTGGTCCCCGGCCACCGTGGCCGGCACGGCCGGCGCAGGCGCCGCCGCCGGCTTGGCCGGCACCGCCGAAGGCGCCCGCGCCTGGACCTTGGCCAGCGCCGCCAACCGCTGCGCCATCGTCGCCGACGGCGCCGGCTTGCTCGTCGCCTCGGCTTCGGCGCGGGCATGGCGCAGCACGTCGCTGAGGTACCAGCGGCCGTCGATGCGCTCGACCAGCACATAGGCGTCGACCGGCTGCCCGGCCAGTTGATAGCGCACCCGCACCCGCGCGGTGTCGCCGGTCTGTTCGGCCAGGCTGGCGTCGACGCTGTCCAGCGCCGCGTCCAGGCCCAGGCCGTACTGGCCGAGCACCTGCTTGAGCCGTTCCGCGAACGGGCCGAGCCGGCGCAGGCTGCGGTCCATGCCGGCCTTGGCGAACCCGTCCGGGCCGGCCAACCCGGTCGCGCGCGCGGCCGAGACGAGTTGCGGAATCGCCTCGCGCGCGCGCTGCGAATCGCCCAGCGGCGCGGTCTGGGCCCAGCCGCTGAGCGCCTCGATCAACTGGGCGTGGTGGTCGCGCTCGGTCTCGCTGTAGCCCGGCTCGCTGCGCACGTACTGGCTGGCGAACAGGCCCAGGGTCTTGGCCGCGGACTGCAGTTCGGTATCGGCGCCGGCGAACTGGCGGCGGTAGGTCGCCACCAGCTTGCGCTCGGCGTCCTGCTCGGCCAGGGCCGCGATGAACGACGCGAAGCGGTCGTCCAGCGGCAGCTCGGTCAGCGGCCACACCGTGCGGCCCTGGCTCCAGGCCTGCTCCAGGCGCTGGTGCAGTTCCGGCGGCACCGCGTGGCGGGCGTAGCCGGCCAGGTCGTTGCGGCGCAGGTCGGACACCAGTTGGGTCACCGCCTGCGCCGGCAGGGTCGGCACCGTCTCGGCCGGGGCCGGATCCGGGCCGCAGCCGGCCGCCGCCAACAGGACGGCGGTCGTCAGCACGGCGGCGCCGGCGCGTCGAACGAGAGACATACGGGCGGAGGCTCTGGCGCGGAGCGCATCCGCGGACCGGCATCTTGGCCCCGGCCCCGGCGGGGCACAAGCCGCGGGCTCACGCTGGCTCACGTTTGCGACCCGAACGCACAGTTGGCGACGGCATGGGTCGAAGCGTTAAGACCCAGTGCGTCACTGCGTTTTCGTGCGCGTCCGTGCAGAAATGCGGCTGAACAGGTACGGCCCCGCGTCTTGTGAAAGGGGTCACCCGCAGCCCTGGGCCGCATGGCTAAGGTGCCCGCGCTGGCATGTTTTATGCGTTCTAAACGGGCAAAACCGGCAAACAAGCTCGCCCGACCATCGCGCCCCGCGCGCAGGAGAACGAACCATGCGTTCCGTATCGAGCCGTAGCGTCTTCGCTGCCCTGGCCCTGGCCGTCGCCGGTCCCGCGTTCGCGGCGTCCGACACCGCCAACCTCAACGTCACCATCACCATCACCAGCGTCTGCGACATCCACACCACCGCGCCGTTGCCGGTGAACTTCGGCAGCGTGTCCTCCAGCGCCACCAACGTCGACCAGCAGGGCCAGCTGACCGTCAACTGCACGCCGGGCACGGCCTACACCATCGGCCTGGACAACGGCCAGAACGGCACCGATGTGAACAGCCGCAAGATGGCCAACGGCGCCAACCTGGTGCCCTACCAGCTCTACCGCGCCGCCGCGCGCGGCCCCGGCGACGTGTGGGGCAGCACGGTCGGCGCCGGCGGCAACGTGCTGGCCGGCAGCGGCACCGGCGCGGCGGTCAACGTCCCGGTGTACGGGCGCACGCCCAGCGCCAACTTTCCCGCTGGTACTTACAATGACGTGGTGATCGCCACGATCACCTACTGACCGCCGCGGCATGGGCGGCGGCCGGTTCCGGCAGGCGGTCCGCACTTTCGCGGCCCACACTTTGGCGATCCGGCTGGCGCTGGGCGCGGCGCTGGCCGCGCCGGCCTGTCCGGCGCTCGCCGCCGGCCTGCAGGTCACCCCGACCCAGCTCACCCTCGCCCGCGACCGCCCGGCCGACGCGCTGTGGCTCAACAACACCGGGCCGGCCACGCTGCGCGCGCAGGTGCGGGTGTTCCGCTGGCTGCAGCAAGACGGCCAGGAGCGGCTGGAACCCGATCCCGGCCTGGCGGTGAGCCCGCCGATGCTGGAACTGGCGCCCGGCGCGCGCCAACTGGTGCGGGTGATCCGGCTCGGCGCGCCGCCGGCGCAGGAGACCGCGTACCGCCTGATCGTCGACGAGCTGCCGCCGGCCGACGCCGCCCAGGCCCCCGGCCTGCAGTTCGTGCTGCGCTATTCGGTGCCGGTGTTCCTCGCCCCCGCCGCGGCCGGGCCGATCGCGCCGCGGCTGCGCGCGCAACTGCAGTTCGAAGACGACCGGCCGTTCCTGGCGGTGGACAACCGCGGCGACCAGCACGCGCAACTGGCCGACCTCACCTTCGTCGATGCGCAAGGCCGGCGCCATGCCATCGCCGCCGGCCTGCTCGGCTACGCCCACGCCGGCCAACGCATGCGCTGGGCGCTGCAGGCGCCGGCCGCGCTGTTGCGCGGACCGGGCACCCTGGAAGCGAGGATCAATGGCGAACCCGACGCCCAGGCGCTGGCGCTGGACCCGCCGGCTCGCTGAAGCCATGCCGGCCGGCCTGCTCCTGGCGTCGCCGCCGGGCCATGCGGCCGAGCCGCCGGCGTTGCCGCCGCCGGCCCAGGCCGGCACGATCCAGACCGGCGCGACACAGGCCGGCACGCACCGGACCGGCATCGCCGAAGCCGGCGCGGCGCAGGCGGCGAACCTGAGCCTGTACCTGGAAGTCAGCCTCAACCAGACCGCGTTCGGCCCGCCGCAGCCGTTCGAACTGCGCGCGGGCCGGCTCTACGCCCGCGTCGCCACCCTGCGCGCGATCGGCTTCGCCCTGCCCGGCCGCGACGGCGGCGAAACGCTGGCGCCGGACGAACTGGCCGGCACCACGGTGCGCTTCGATGCCGCCCAGCAGCGCGTCGCCATCGACGCGCCGCTGTCGCTGCTGGACCTGCGCACCCAGCGCCTCAACGCACCCGGCGCCGACGTGCCGCGCGCCACCGCCTCGCCCGGCCTGCTGCTCAACTACGACCTCTACGCCAGCCGCGACGACCGCAGCGACAACGCCACGGCGTTCGTCGAAGCGCGCGCGTTCGGCCTGGGCCGCGGCGCGTTCGCCGACAGCGTGCTGAGCCAGACCGGGGTGATCCGCCACTACCGCGACGACGGCGCGCCGCGGCGCACCGATTCGATCCGGCTCGACACCAGTTGGCGCTGGTCGCGGCCGGAATCGATGTTCGCCGTCACCGTCGGCGACGTGATCAGCGGCCAGCTCGACTGGACCCGCCCGCTGCGCCTGGGCGGCGTGCGCTTCGGCCGCGATTTCGGCCTGCAGCCCTACCGCATCACCACGCCGCTGCCGACCCTGGCCGGCGAAGTCGCGGTGCCGTCGGCGGTGGACCTGTACGT contains these protein-coding regions:
- a CDS encoding Csu type fimbrial protein, with the protein product MRSVSSRSVFAALALAVAGPAFAASDTANLNVTITITSVCDIHTTAPLPVNFGSVSSSATNVDQQGQLTVNCTPGTAYTIGLDNGQNGTDVNSRKMANGANLVPYQLYRAAARGPGDVWGSTVGAGGNVLAGSGTGAAVNVPVYGRTPSANFPAGTYNDVVIATITY
- a CDS encoding DUF6053 domain-containing protein, with protein sequence MFQLAATRPNSVGPEGPPTTERLSQHSGPPAQRIPSTAGPQPGTPLPPQPSPRRGHTER
- the plsB gene encoding glycerol-3-phosphate 1-O-acyltransferase PlsB; translated protein: MPQASDPNPSEQPGQAAAERDDSVRPAADGSATVRTAADGAGSAAPAENGADSADSADSADSADSADSADSADSADSADSADSADSAAVSVPAGTGHAASAAGSSGPSDPPDEHDPEQPELPIAPPAAAAAPAADPAAAAPRPWWARLLGQLMAPWVSLTVEPKNPQQHIAEQWHGRPVCYVLEDYGLSNALILERACRESGLPSPLQPLPGDPLGRKRAYVALSRRNAGTLAPAGPPSAKTHSGSLARLLDAHRADRQLDVQLVPVSIFVGRAPDRTSGWFSVLFSENWTLVGRFRRLLAIALNGRHTTVRFSPPVSLRGIVDEGLEPERTVRKLSRVLRTHFRRIRAAVIGPDLSTRRMLIDRVLASDPVKEAIADQARRDSTDVAEAWKKAHAMAYEIAADYSHPVVRSASFLLTPVWNRIYRGVLVHHLDKLKQEAPGFEVVYVPCHRSHLDYLLLSYLLYTKGIVPPHIAAGVNLNLPVVGTILRKGGAFFLRRSIRGSALYSAVFSEYVAQLVAGGYSIEYFIEGGRSRTGRLLPPKGGMIVMTVRGFLRQPTRPVLFQPVYIGYEKLMEGNSYLDELSGKPKEKESIWQLLWGIPKVLRSNYGQVVVNFGEPIKLGDMLAEHAPQWDGRPLEEDDKPQWLSDTVDALAQRIQVNVNRAADVNPINLLALALLSTPKHAMGEADLLAQIALSKTLLAELPYSDRVTVTPHTPQEIVAHGEEINVLERIAHPLGDVLGVDEDKAVLLSYFRNNVLHLFTAASWIACCFQHNRRMSLAGVLRLGRSVYPFLQAELFLPWSEDEFAQRLARTVEVFIREGLLEKVADDDGGILARNAGQTDEVFRLRAIGHSLQQAFERYYIAISVLVKNGPGTLSAAELESLCQLAAQRLSLLYAPAAPEFFDKTLFRGFIQKLRELRLVWPDSENKLAFDQRLDTWAKDAKVILGRELRHTIEKISPEMAAKPAAAPAAG
- a CDS encoding fimbrial biogenesis chaperone, which codes for MAIRLALGAALAAPACPALAAGLQVTPTQLTLARDRPADALWLNNTGPATLRAQVRVFRWLQQDGQERLEPDPGLAVSPPMLELAPGARQLVRVIRLGAPPAQETAYRLIVDELPPADAAQAPGLQFVLRYSVPVFLAPAAAGPIAPRLRAQLQFEDDRPFLAVDNRGDQHAQLADLTFVDAQGRRHAIAAGLLGYAHAGQRMRWALQAPAALLRGPGTLEARINGEPDAQALALDPPAR
- a CDS encoding DUF6053 domain-containing protein; translation: MGGPSGPTLFGRVAASWNKSVGPEGPPTTAKPPTAAKPHSSS